The bacterium nucleotide sequence CAGCTCATCGAGACCGGTCGGCCGAACAACGCTGTCAACGAGCGTGCGGTTGAGCTTCGAGTGGATGTCGTTGAGGACCACGCCGGGCTCGCGCACGGGCATTCGGGAAGGGCGACACGCGGCCGAGCCCAGAACTCCGAGAGCCCCGGCCTTGAGCAGGTCCCTACGGGTGATCATTGGTGGTCAGTATAGGGTCCCAGCTCATCCCCTGCTGCCGATACAATGCCTGTGGCTTGCGATCGTTCCCATTCCACGCCTTGCCGGCGCTCTTTTCGGTTCTCGCACTGCTTGCATGTGGCGGTGGCATCGAGGTAAAGAAAACCGGCACCCGCGCGGTCGTC carries:
- a CDS encoding twin-arginine translocation signal domain-containing protein; translation: MITRRDLLKAGALGVLGSAACRPSRMPVREPGVVLNDIHSKLNRTLVDSVVRPTGLDEL